The proteins below come from a single Pandoraea apista genomic window:
- a CDS encoding FliH/SctL family protein — MKPHRFGTKSDIAAQRGWLPVHPDLDTLRAQAYAQGMADGAANTREVVWQEAFDAGRVHGEQAAEARLQTSHAEHLRDELEALKLPLEALHAAREQVHSRLAAAAVDVLSDVASRAVRAIVQRELHTAPADIESIVARLLAQLGGRDDAVTVYVSPADARALCARVGSASAHADGPRPGWRIEADPSLVRGDCRVDVDGLWYDAGCEGREAAAQAIARRHLSEWGEATRAACAPAATSETL, encoded by the coding sequence ATGAAGCCGCACCGGTTTGGCACGAAGTCCGACATTGCGGCCCAGCGCGGCTGGCTGCCGGTTCATCCGGATCTCGACACCTTGCGTGCACAGGCCTATGCGCAAGGCATGGCAGATGGCGCAGCGAACACACGCGAGGTTGTCTGGCAGGAAGCCTTCGATGCCGGACGTGTGCACGGCGAGCAAGCGGCCGAAGCACGCTTGCAGACATCTCATGCCGAGCACTTGCGCGACGAACTCGAGGCGCTGAAGCTGCCGCTCGAGGCACTGCATGCGGCCCGAGAACAAGTGCATTCCCGGCTCGCGGCCGCGGCCGTCGACGTGTTGAGCGACGTGGCGTCGCGCGCGGTGCGCGCCATCGTGCAGCGCGAGTTGCACACGGCACCTGCCGACATCGAGAGCATTGTTGCGCGGCTGCTCGCGCAGTTGGGAGGGCGCGACGATGCCGTGACCGTCTATGTCAGCCCCGCCGATGCCCGCGCGCTGTGCGCGCGTGTCGGCAGCGCATCGGCCCACGCGGATGGCCCGCGCCCGGGATGGCGCATCGAAGCCGATCCGTCGTTGGTTCGCGGAGATTGCCGCGTTGACGTCGACGGCCTCTGGTACGACGCGGGGTGCGAAGGCCGCGAAGCGGCAGCACAAGCGATCGCACGTCGGCATCTGAGCGAATGGGGGGAAGCAACGCGCGCCGCCTGCGCGCCGGCCGCGACCTCGGAGACATTGTGA